The Micromonospora sp. NBC_01740 genome includes a window with the following:
- a CDS encoding GatB/YqeY domain-containing protein produces the protein MSTLKDRLTADMRAALKARDELTTSTLRMALAAVGTAEVAGKAKRELTDDEVLAVLTKEAKKRREAATAFGDAGRTEQATKEIAEGEVLERYLPKQLPDAELTELVSGALAAGGFTGKSQMGPAMKAAQAAVAGRAEGGRVAAEVRRQLGL, from the coding sequence ATGAGCACGCTGAAGGACCGTCTGACCGCCGACATGCGCGCCGCCCTGAAGGCGCGCGACGAACTGACCACCTCCACGCTGCGGATGGCGCTGGCCGCCGTCGGCACCGCCGAGGTCGCCGGCAAGGCCAAGCGCGAGCTCACCGACGACGAGGTGCTCGCGGTGCTGACCAAGGAGGCGAAGAAGCGCCGGGAGGCCGCCACCGCCTTCGGTGACGCCGGCCGCACCGAGCAGGCCACGAAGGAGATCGCCGAGGGCGAGGTGCTGGAGCGCTACCTGCCGAAGCAGCTCCCCGACGCCGAGCTGACCGAGCTGGTCTCGGGGGCGCTCGCCGCGGGCGGCTTCACCGGCAAGTCGCAGATGGGCCCGGCCATGAAGGCGGCCCAGGCGGCGGTGGCCGGCCGGGCCGAGGGCGGTCGCGTCGCCGCCGAGGTACGCCGCCAGCTCGGCCTCTGA
- a CDS encoding metallophosphoesterase: MRKRTLFRLATGTAALGAATLAYASLVERNMFTLRRYDVPVLPADAEPLRVLHLSDLHMMPDQGRKQRWVASLAALDPDLVVVTGDNMAHPGAVPGVLHALQPLLDLPGAFVFGSNDYTGPVWKNPFTYFLPDREYTEGVELPHEELRDVFVGAGWADLNNARTTVKAGGRVVELLGVDDPHVERDDYDSVAGPVSPTADLSIALTHSPEPAVLDRMAADGFGLMLAGHTHGGQVCVPGVGALVTNCGLPRSMARGLHRWPGSDSWLHVSAGLGTHPTAPVRFACPPEASVLTLIPR, from the coding sequence ATGCGAAAGCGCACACTATTCCGGCTCGCGACCGGGACCGCCGCGCTCGGCGCGGCGACCCTGGCCTATGCGTCACTCGTCGAGCGCAACATGTTCACCCTGCGGCGGTACGACGTGCCGGTCCTGCCGGCCGACGCGGAGCCCCTGCGGGTCCTGCACCTGTCGGACCTGCACATGATGCCCGACCAGGGGCGTAAGCAGCGCTGGGTGGCGTCGCTGGCCGCCCTCGACCCCGACCTGGTCGTGGTCACCGGGGACAACATGGCGCACCCCGGCGCCGTGCCCGGCGTGCTGCACGCCCTCCAGCCGCTGCTCGACCTCCCGGGAGCCTTCGTCTTCGGCTCCAACGACTACACCGGGCCGGTCTGGAAGAACCCGTTCACCTACTTCCTGCCCGACCGGGAGTACACCGAGGGCGTCGAACTGCCGCACGAGGAGTTGCGGGACGTCTTCGTCGGCGCCGGCTGGGCGGACCTGAACAACGCCCGCACCACCGTCAAGGCCGGCGGCCGGGTCGTCGAGCTGCTCGGCGTGGACGACCCGCACGTCGAACGTGACGACTACGACTCGGTCGCCGGGCCGGTGTCGCCCACCGCCGACCTGTCGATCGCGCTCACCCACTCCCCCGAGCCGGCCGTCCTCGACCGGATGGCGGCCGACGGCTTCGGGCTGATGCTCGCCGGACACACCCACGGCGGCCAGGTCTGCGTACCGGGGGTCGGCGCCCTGGTGACCAACTGCGGCCTGCCCCGCTCCATGGCACGCGGCCTGCACCGTTGGCCCGGCTCCGACTCGTGGCTGCACGTCTCCGCCGGCCTCGGCACCCACCCGACCGCGCCGGTCCGGTTCGCCTGCCCACCGGAGGCGAGCGTGCTCACCCTGATCCCCCGCTGA
- a CDS encoding barstar family protein, producing MMNSWWSGSTDQLAVCSRSALVEIAAVLPATGRFVVARLDGMRMTDADHALYEFSDALLFPGYFGWNWDALSDCLHDLNWLPADGYLIVVENAPQLLSSSAEDQHTLFRILYQAVRHWASPLGQPDGKGSPFKVLLLCDRDEDAALLRQEIAYAVHKMR from the coding sequence ATGATGAACAGTTGGTGGAGCGGCTCAACTGACCAGCTCGCGGTCTGCTCGCGCAGTGCCCTGGTGGAGATCGCCGCGGTGCTACCGGCAACGGGCAGGTTCGTCGTTGCCCGGCTTGACGGAATGAGGATGACGGATGCGGACCACGCCCTCTACGAGTTCTCCGACGCGCTCCTCTTTCCTGGCTACTTTGGCTGGAACTGGGACGCGTTGTCCGACTGCCTCCATGATCTGAACTGGTTGCCGGCGGACGGGTACCTGATCGTGGTCGAGAACGCGCCCCAGTTGCTGTCGAGCAGTGCCGAGGATCAGCACACGTTGTTCCGAATCCTGTATCAGGCCGTTCGTCACTGGGCGAGCCCGCTCGGCCAGCCGGACGGCAAGGGCAGCCCGTTCAAGGTGCTGCTGCTGTGCGATCGCGACGAGGATGCGGCGCTGTTGCGGCAGGAGATCGCCTACGCAGTCCACAAGATGCGGTGA
- a CDS encoding HAD family hydrolase, which yields MIFDLFHTLIQGADEERDRVVGEMAVMVGVAPAELVAAYHATWRDRLVRWDVEETIRILAGRLGGTPTIEQVTRAGKHRRALGRRVLDSISAATLDVLDALRSDGHPLALISNATSDTAEAWPQSPLAQRFDVAVFSCDVGLAKPDSAIYHLAAEHLGVGPAECVFVGDGADGELAGAAAVGMTVFRTTEHNDTDPGWGGLAFDTLGDLPAILREPFKVMEPSGAHTGHKTA from the coding sequence GTGATCTTCGACCTCTTCCATACCCTGATCCAGGGGGCCGACGAGGAGCGTGACCGGGTAGTCGGCGAGATGGCGGTCATGGTCGGGGTAGCTCCGGCCGAGCTGGTTGCCGCGTACCACGCCACCTGGCGGGACCGGCTGGTCCGGTGGGACGTGGAGGAGACCATTCGCATCCTCGCCGGACGCCTCGGCGGCACACCAACCATCGAACAGGTGACACGGGCCGGTAAGCATCGGCGAGCCCTCGGGCGTCGGGTGCTGGACAGCATTTCGGCCGCCACCCTGGATGTGCTCGACGCGCTACGCAGCGATGGGCATCCGCTGGCACTCATCAGCAACGCCACCTCGGACACTGCCGAGGCATGGCCGCAGAGTCCGCTCGCCCAACGGTTCGATGTCGCGGTCTTCTCCTGCGATGTCGGGCTGGCCAAGCCCGACTCGGCGATCTATCACCTTGCTGCCGAGCACTTGGGCGTTGGACCGGCGGAGTGCGTCTTTGTTGGTGACGGCGCAGACGGTGAGCTGGCGGGGGCGGCAGCGGTCGGTATGACCGTCTTCCGGACCACGGAGCACAACGACACCGACCCGGGCTGGGGCGGACTGGCTTTCGATACCCTGGGCGACCTGCCCGCCATACTTCGAGAGCCGTTCAAGGTCATGGAGCCGTCCGGGGCACACACGGGGCACAAGACAGCGTGA